One Vanessa tameamea isolate UH-Manoa-2023 chromosome 30, ilVanTame1 primary haplotype, whole genome shotgun sequence genomic window, gggtctgcGACTCGTGGTGGTATCGAACGGGCACTCggggtgaaagaaaacatcgtgtaTTCGCTCTCAAGAAGAAGTTCGGTTGTTCCGACTAATATTTTTGGTACAAAAGAACGAGATAGCAATATTTGTCTCGTTAATTCACTGCTATTAgaaacaacaggcacaagggatataataatttagctcccaaggttgctggagctttggagatgtaaggaataattaatatttcttacggcactaGTGTCTATGGGGGTGGTGACCCCTTACCGTCACGTATTTGTCCCTtcgcttaatattttataaaaatgaaacatcTACCATCGGACAGTAGAGATGTATCACAATAACATAGTAACAACCTTCCTGTCCGGCCCGCAGGTGATGAAGATGGTGATGACGCTGTCGGCGCCCGAGGCGGGGCGCGTGACGTGGTCGCTGCGGCCCGGCGCCGTGCTGGACATGGGCACGCTCATGGGCACGCTGGGTCGGTACCCCCCACTCCCACTGTGGCTCTCGTCACTAGAGAGAACACGTCGAACATTTTACCAAAAATTTACCCTTCATATGACCTCTATTTAACTCAATTGCtcatttcataaaaatgaattgaggaatttatataattcatttaaaattaaaatatatatgaatataaaaattatagctGATTGTAAAATCATTTAACTATTAGCCTATACGTGTTGATTGCGGTTGAGttcgattttaattttcattcattcaacgTTTCAGAACTCGACGATCCGTCCCTTGTGACAACCGCTCAGCCTTACAAAGGACAGTTCCCGTTGGAGGATAACCCGCAACTATCAGAGAAACTGAATCACGCTCACAATAAATACAGGGCTATATTAGACAATACACTCGCTGGTGAGTTCTATGTCATAGTTAGGTAGCGTAGACATTTGTCTTGGACACGGATTATATTCAGACTAACGCCATTTCCAAATTATTGATTCGACTGTCGAGTTgacttgtattaatagtatttaaccACAAACAAGAGGAGACTGCATTATTGGACCTTAACGGCACTACTCAGATGAGATCCTAAATTAAGTCTGTTAATAATAGCAATGCCctcattttaaggaattactattaatcttagagccgagatggcccagtggttagaacgcgtgcatcttaaccgatgatttcgggttcaaacccaggcaggcaccactgaatttacatgtgcttaatttgtgtttataattcatctcgtgctcggcggtgaaggaaaacatcgtgagggaacctgcatgtgtctaatttcaacgaaattctgccacgtgtgtattccaccaacccgcattggagcagcgtggtggaatatgctccatacctcctcctcaacgggagaggaggccttagcccagcagtgggaaatttacaggctgattatgttatgttatatgttactaTTAATCTTATTCATCCCTCCATTTTTAGATTAAAGCTTGCTTTAGGAGTGAGGATAACAATAGCCCAATGGGTTAGCATCGAACTTTCGACttttaattgacatttaaaCTTAACACGTGAAGTAAAAGCGTGTTTTTCTTATACGCACTAAATTATGAATGTAAATGTGCAAGTAAGAAATTTGTAATTTGTGCACGgccaaaatatatatcaagtacTCAAACGTAGTATGTCTAAGTGATAGTAATTTTTTTCCTTGAAATAAAGGAACTTCAGAAATTCGACCTTAAAACAAAGATTTAGAGCGCATATTTCAATGAAGACATCTTACGTTGATTCTATATagtcttaataataatgttattttataggtTATTGCCTCCCGGACCCGTACAACACGCCGAGGTTGCGAGAGGTCGTCGAGAAGTTCATGCAGAGTCTGCGAGATCCTTCGTTACCTCTACTTGAATTGCAAGAGGTTAATAACTTACGTTACACATAAGATTGTCACTATTACGTTAATTATGAAGGAAAATTGTTAGTTGAACCATTTTTTAGTAGGTGGTAGTACTTTGGGCAATCCCACCTGGgtagatgttctaccgccaaacagcaatatttagtactttTCCGTTTCggtgttccgatttaaagggcgagtgagtcagtgtaactgtagacgcaagggacataacatcttcccGAGGTTGGGCGTGCATTGGCGGTATATGGAATTGCTTATATTTCTTTCAGAGCCAACGTCTACGGATGgttgtttttacttaaaatcaCGTGGTCTATGTGTAAATGGCTGCCGTATGATGTATATTCGattgaaattactttaaaaaggcacagattataATCAAATTCTTTGCCTCCAGGTGCTGTCGTCCACGTCCGGCCGCATACCCCTCTCAGTGGAGAAGAAAGTCCGCAAGCTGATGGCGCTGTACGAGAGGAACATCACCAGTGTGTTGGCTCAGTTCCCCAGTCAACAAATTGCGAGCGTCATCGATCAGTGAGTTAAATCCTcccgtttaatttatttaatattaaaaaaacaaatttattaaactttatataatatattaaatgtttctcCAACTTAAGTCTGTTTAAATTAAAGATGAACTTCGTTCGTTTCAGTCACGCAGCGTCGTTAGCGAAGAGAGCGGATCGCGACGTGTTCTTCATGAGCACACAAGCCTTGGTCGTCTTAGTGCAGAGATACAGGTGATTTCGGACTCAACGATATTTACAAGAACATCGTGTTAATCTATAAGTATTTAGAGACTaaacgtttgcgggtagatgttgacatTGGTGGTGGTGACCGGTGCTTACGCAGCAAACGTCCGAGAAAGGAGGTGGTCCGATAAGGACAcctctaatgccgtcaacatctacccgcaaacttcaggctcgtgaacaagacattcgtagataatgtcgaaatatcgagctccagtaatatatataaccatgttaatttaaaatcttatatcgtGTAAATCGTCTTTTTGTACAGCGAGTAGGAAGAGTGACCTGGGAATTGGCTAATTAGTGGCTAGCTAGGATaagatttcatttcaaattgagGGTAGGCGAGCTATgtaagatttcatttaaaaatatttcgtcaaACGTAATCAACGTTCGTGACGCCTTATGAACGGCGATCGTGAAATGTGAGTGTTCGGaaaatttgaagtttatttcgatacaaataaataacattttttttaatgagtttgTAAAAAATTTACATGTGTGGGCATCGTTATTAATCGTGCGTTTCGTTAGTGTTTGTtttaaggggggggggggggggagttgtattgtttgaatataaaacttgtatcattaaaaaaatcctcgaaatgactgtatttttatgaatttatttggtTATTACTAGTGTGAAGGTGATTTATAAAtgacagataatattttttgtaaaatatgataacattatttttattcttaaacgcGTTGTCTATAGGAATGGTATCCGCGGACGCATGAAGGCAGCTGTTCACGATCTACTCAAGCAATATTATCAGGTCGAAAGTAATTTCCAATTGGGTAagtctaaatatactttataacgaTACTATTTCTGATATACAGAAaaacattgattatattaaaaaaatatttttattgtgtgcaagcccgtttgggtaggtacggGTAGTACCCTACGTATCTTATATTTCTCTTAAAGGCCAATGtctgggtagtggtgaccacttaccatcaggtggcccatttgtcagtctgcTTCCCTATGCTATAAAAAgtatgaaacaatttttttgcccttattggtttaattttttttttttaatgactggTATTAGAATTGTCTACTAGGCGTCATTCAGAAGGTCCCATTGACTCATACGATACGATACTGAGTCACCGATATCTGTGGGATGGTATCGCCTATCGTAGTTCCCGGCAAAAGGTCGTATGTACGTTAGTAAAGTGTTGCGTAACCCGTGCGTCCCGCTCGTGCGCAGGCTCGTACGACAAGTGCGTGATGGCGCTGCGCGACCGCCACAAGGACGACATGCAGCCCGTCGCCAACATCATCTTCTCGCACAACCAGGTCGCCAAGAAGAACCTGCTGGTGAGTGCCTGCGCCCGCCCCTCGCTCCGGGACACCCATCTGTTTTGTCTTTTCTGTGCACACGGAAATGAACGCATAGAGCGTTCATGTGTGAACTCGatctaattttgtatttaactaatttcactttttattgttatactcttttttattgataaattatttaatgatatttattgtgAGATAATGTCGTCAGGCTAAGTGTCCCTTGTTCTCGTGTGTTAGGTGACCATGCTGATCGACCACCTGTGGTCCAACGAGCCCGGGCTGACGGACGAGCTGGCGGCCACGCTCAACGAGCTCACGTCGCTGCACCGCGCCGAGCACAGCCGCGTGGCGCTGCGGGCGCGACAGGTGCGGCCGCGCTGCCGCCGGTGGCGGTGGTGGTGGTGGGGCGGTGGTAGCGCGGGGCGACAGCGCTGTGAACGCTCGTTGACTGTCGCAGGTGCTGATCGCTGCGCACCAGCCCGCGTACGAGCTGCGCCACAACCAGATGGAGTCCATCTTCCTGTCGGCGGTCGACATGTACGGCCACGACTTCCACCCCGAGAACCTCCAGAAGCTGATCCTCTCCGAGACGTCCATCTTCGACATACTGCACGACTTTTTCTACCACACGAACGCCGCGGTAAGCGAGATCACGTTTTATTGGGCGTTACATTCATTAATACGGACTGCGAAGGATGTCCAAAGGAATTAGTTTATGAGGATAAGTTAAGGATATTCTTGTAGGTTATTCAGGAATtccaattaaaaactaaattatatgaaCTTCTGAGCAAAGGCTTCCCCTCGTCACGGTAGCAGGGGCGAGCGATCCCCTGAAGAGACGGAGCGGGTATCGCTGGTCTTTTAGTGGATATTTCGGTAAGCTGGGGCGCACCAGTCGTTTTCAGCACTCGGGGAAACGATTAagagcgtttttccagcgaaaaaaggGTTTCCTCTGTGTAATGTtctttatttggtttttgtctTCTGGTTGGAAACAAAACTTTCTTTACTACTGCAAGATATATGCGTGCGGAGCGAGGTTTTAGCGAAATTTCAACGTGTacgtttaataaagtttttagcAAACATAGTAAACTAGTTATCGTCCGCGGCGTCGCTCGCGTTCTAGGAGTACTCATGAGGTGTTGGGTATAAAAAATAAGCCGTTGTCCTTGCGGTTACAGCTCGCTTCATATCAAACACATCCGAGTTACTTTAGCGTTTGTAACATTATTGTAGATATAGTAACTAGAAATTAAAcaattcatttcaatatttatttttattaatacaatagctCAACCAGATACAAGTATGACCGTCCCTCTCTCGCCACAGTTTATTGGGAATATCGCTGTCCCTCTCTTTCTCGCTCCGGGGCTGTCAGGCTGCAGTTTAATGTTGAACTACGTATCGAATACATCGGAAATGTGTAACTTACTATTGAATGGCCGtttcattgaataaaaatagcaaatgcataattatatatatatatatatatatattttatattaagtacgtCTGTAGGTGTGTGCTAAACATATTCAGGCTGGTTATACGGAccgagtttttattaatttagtttatattctTATGGTTTCGACCATACATTTACTTTGTGCATGCCCCtttgggtaggcaccacccccTTATtaggtattctgccgccaaatagcaaaacttagtatttttgtgtgccGGTGTGAAGGCTGAGTGatctagtgtaactacaagcacaagggacataatatcatgggtacgccactccgaagtcccgggttcgatgtagataaagttcattagttttctatgttgtcccGGGTCGGGGTGtgtgtggtgccgtcgttacttctgattttccataacacgagtgctctagctacttacattgggatcagagtaatgtatgtgatgtagtccaatatttatttatttatcttagttcccaagattggtggtgcattggtggtgtaaggaatgattaatatttcatacagcgccaatatctatgagaggtggtgaccacttaccatcagatggtatatttacccgtccgcctacatattctataaataaataaaaataatgttaagctATACAGAATTACCGCAATATAAATACacttaatactatataaaattcatGTGCTCTAATAGTTTTTCTAAGATCGTAGTAATGTGTACATGGAATACGAAGAGTTCAGTATCTGTAACAAtaagacaattaaaatattttactcggTAACTTCCATACACCGAATCAGTTAGAACTGCacttaatttagatataaagtCTGTTGGACAATGCAATGTCATTCTGGCAGATCCAACGTCAAATCTCGCAAAAATGTTGTTCAAATTAAGTCATAGACCTGTGATTGATTAAGATAGTTTtaagtttgataaatattatttttgtatgctCCTAAGAATCCTCAACCAGGGCGGCTTGTTCGCTCATGCGAAAAagctctataataaaaaaaaaacttccataCACaaacaatcaataattatttaaaataagtgatGCTGTTAAATTCGTTTGATCAACTGCGCAGTACGTATAACGCGAATAGTAGCAATACccatattgttattaattccttaattaaattgtattaattaaggaattactaatattcctacaTATCCCTCCTATTAGGCTTGTCACTTGTGTTAGGATTgccgacaatagcccaagggatcagggtcgatcctgaccccttggcaagaaactcagtattaacccctttttcaatatttgaaataccaCATTGGCCACACTGGTTGGCCGTATTCAAAATTGTTAAGGAGGACATGTTCTAGTCATTTTCTTTTTTggcacgttttatttttaagtgatcTATTGTCATATAGTAAATCTATTCGCccataccccccccccccctcggACCCCTTCTCTCATATTCTTTAcgcttatttttgttattgatattaattatatatactaaattaactTACGGTTACAAATAAATCCATGTcgaatatcaatatattaaacgCTGTTATCTCGATGGGTAtctgtaaataatatgaatactatAGTTCATCCCATGAGTCGAACGCCAAGGATGAATCATGGATATACGATATTGGAAATACTCCAAATATGTTAAAAagggaatatattattataatgtattgtattataataatatatatattcccaAACTATTCATCCGACGATGATACCTTCGCGTAAGcgtgcccccccccccccaaaaaGCAACACTTATAACACTTATCCTAGAAACCCTTGagtttaaaaaagaaagaaatgtttatttcggacacggcacaattataaaaagtatataaaaattaaataaagaatatactacttaatctacaaaaaaaaaaaaacacaaaaagaGGAAGGAAATACAAGAAAAGAGATTTGGTAAGCAATGATAGTAATCGTGTGCCAAACAGGTGcaccattcagcttccaagtgGGGTTCCAAAAACCAACGCTGGTTTTCAATGGTACCTTATGCTAGCGTAGCtagttaacatatatttttattagttgaaTCATCACCAATAAcagatggtattttttttttttaaagaaagtaattgttaaataatacctGGCCCCTAGCGATCATGAATAGTAGAGTTTTTCGGATTCTATTCGAAGGTATGGTCTCCCATCCCGAGCAGTATATTAATGTAGCAGTTTCCATGGACTGaaataataaacgaatttataaattaggGCTTCGTGTCTTGTCTGTGTTGGTAACGCCCACTCGCCCACTCGTCCACTCGTTGAGGACTTAGGTACTCtttatactaaaaatgtatatttaccaTATGCTTAAGTTTAGCTGAATACCGACAcggtaggtatatatgtatgactGTTCCAGTCATGAAAATGATGTACCGAAGATCCAAACCGTAACCCTGGAAGTGacaaaaattatagaaatattataattactttaactgGTTATTTGATATAGACAGATGTAAAGATGACGGTTTTTCTTATGTATAAAGTAGGCAGATGAGCAAATGAGGCACCTCATCTTAAGTGGATCCACttagaaattggcgctgtaagaaatattaaccattctttaaatcGCCAATACgcgaccaaccttggcaacaaagatgttatgtcctttgtccttgtagttacactagttcactcagccttcaaacccgaacacaaaaatactaagtatagtgggctacctgacggtaagtggtaacgacttaccatcaggcggcccaaTTGCCCGTCCGACTACCTATATcttcaaaaaaatctattgCTCTACAGCTTACCTCTGTTATGTGGTACATACAAGTTCCAATTTGTATCATTGTAGCGATTAAAATGATGCCGAGCCAAATATTGAAGGTAGCCTGGACTAAATCTACGTATCTAAAACAGGTGAATTATGATTAAATAGGACACGACCCTAAACCATACGGTTGTCCCATAAATACTAGGAAAAAGAGAAGAATTAACAGTTGTTGGATTCGGGTTGGAAATTCAGGCAAGCAACACTATCGTACGTGCGAGCAAaggggccacccgatggtaagtggtcaccaccgcccataggcaatagcgttgtaagaaatgttaaccattccttacatcaccaatgcgccaccaaacttgggaactaagatgttacgtcccttgtgcctgtagtaactctggctcacttacccttcaaaccggaacacaacaacaatgagtactgctgtttggcggtagaatatctgatgagtgggtggtacctacccagacgggcttgcacaaagccctaccaccaagtaaatgatgATGTTGTCAAGTATCCTGCATGTTTCAGATTATATTCTGAAAGTTCTGACATGACGGAGGTCGATGCTTGGTATCATTTCGTCCTTTAATTATTtggcatatattatttaatttaaaatatactttattcaagtaggtatttACAAGTAGTTTTGAATTTCCATTTTACAGAACGGTATCACATGTAAAGCCAtaatcggttcggaatgtagattcttccgAGAACAACCGAAACATTTCCaagatttgaaagaaaaaaatgtcagttaaatataattacatatattaaatataacctgCTTGAAAGTCAAGAAGTAAGATCTCACACTTGTGTCTCCAAATTAAACTAACGTGAAGAAGTTCTCactcttgtcggttcttctctgAATCATACCCAACCTGtgatatatttacattcatACGAATCCAAAAGTGATCTTGCTTATAGAGTTAAattggtatatatatgtatttatattacctCTTCAGTTTATTCTGTTCTCGAATAACATCAACAATTCTATCATGGATATCCATCTCGGTAGCTGCTCTCAACGCGTCTTCAACCGCCTTACAATACAACTCCATTTTCAAGCAAGCATGGTTGATGCATAGTCCAAAAAATCCATCGTACCCGGTAAAGTTTATGACGTATAGTAAACAGGCGTATAACATGTAAACGAACATTACTTCGAAGGTCGGCGAATCGAACCTCGCCTCTGGTTCCATAAATGGTATGATCAGGTCGTGTACCATGTGCTTGGTGGGTTCCGATTTGAAAAGGAAGTTGTATATGTTCAACGTAACAGCCATAAACGGAAATGTCATGACACAAGTTATAACGGTGACGGCCCAGCACTTCTCGCTGTATAACAAATTGTTGGATATGCTCTTGTTGATGATACTCTTGTAACTCGAGGGTAGGCTGTTATAGGATGCATAGTCGTTGTCGATCTCGTCAACGAGTCCCTTCGCGGGTGTCTTCTTGTAGTACATGATGAACATCTGATGGGGTAATGGTCAGTTTTTAGTAGCCATTTCATGTTCATTGATTGAGTTTGACACCAACGTTTGTCGCTATTTGACAAATGTTTGTTTACGAATTGATTTTACGAACTCGTTTTATGGGATTGTTTGTTACCTACTTCGTGctcattgattaatatttctttcagtgttaTGTAATGAATCGTGGTGACGTTAAGATATTGTATAACGATATACTAAACATGAATTTTAGTCAGACGAGGAATATCGattaaagtacataattatattgatctATTCGATATATCTATTTATGTTGTCTTATGTTGT contains:
- the LOC113391728 gene encoding odorant receptor 13a-like; protein product: MPDYTTFVDTYKIIPFVMGVGLIYPNPKTETRRLVGILLVLISVVPFSIMIFIDIYDCWKRRDIINIIRHTTVVGPFLGGIFKMFIMYYKKTPAKGLVDEIDNDYASYNSLPSSYKSIINKSISNNLLYSEKCWAVTVITCVMTFPFMAVTLNIYNFLFKSEPTKHMVHDLIIPFMEPEARFDSPTFEVMFVYMLYACLLYVINFTGYDGFFGLCINHACLKMELYCKAVEDALRAATEMDIHDRIVDVIREQNKLKRYVDLVQATFNIWLGIILIATMIQIGTCMYHITEGYGLDLRYIIFMTGTVIHIYLPCRYSAKLKHMSMETATLIYCSGWETIPSNRIRKTLLFMIARGQIPIEITAFNILIFDMDLFVTILNSSYSMYTLLRS